A window of Streptobacillus felis genomic DNA:
GACTAATAAATGGAAATAATAATATTAAAGACACAAGAGCAAAACTTGCCCTTCTAGATGTAACAGGATTAGAAGAAAGTAAATTAAGTGGAATACTTGAAGCATTAAGTAAAGATAAACTAGATGTAATACTTTCAAATCCTAATGGGATAACACTAGATGGTGCAAGTTTTTTAAATATACATAATATGGCTTTAAAAACATCAAAACCAATAATAGAAAATGAAGAAATAAAAGGATATAACAAACCTAAAGGAAACATAAAAAGCTTAAAAGAACTAAATACAGATTAGAATTTAGAGATAATATCTAATACCTTTAAATCAGAAGGAGATATAAAGGCCAAAGAATTAAAAGTAACAACATATGCAGGAGAAGAAGGCATAAAGCTAAGTGCCGACATAATAGGTTCTATACATGGAGATGTAGTAAAGATAGTAGCAACAAAATCAGGTATAGGAGTTAAAAGTATAACTTCAAAAGATTTAACATTAGAATCAAAAACACAAGCTAAAATAAAGGAAATAAAGACAAATAATCTAAATGTTAAGGTAGAAGAAGATTTTA
This region includes:
- a CDS encoding filamentous hemagglutinin N-terminal domain-containing protein, with translation MKKFFGMIIAISISLFSYANITVDGKTNVYVEKSINGVDIINISTPSPKGISHSTFKEFNVSEKGAVINNAKNIARSRIAGLINGNNNIKDTRAKLALLDVTGLEESKLSGILEALSKDKLDVILSNPNGITLDGASFLNIHNMALKTSKPIIENEEIKGYNKPKGNIKSLKELNTD